One Campylobacter sputorum subsp. sputorum DNA segment encodes these proteins:
- a CDS encoding DUF2393 family protein: MKFLNQIKEFFVFYLDHWYWIDFASIAWIVVLLFLLILFSITIFTKAPLVSIFVLMLSFLIAIFSIFYVKDYVDNIVRKRDTSVVLTKEMKYSDILLVDVNLTNLSKHKFKYCSIKLKFIKDGKNFIQNFIYKFNPIYTTSQKISSPLDLNETRKINFLIKDFGYKPSYKIMADSECF, translated from the coding sequence ATGAAATTTCTAAATCAGATAAAAGAATTCTTTGTTTTTTATCTTGATCACTGGTATTGGATAGATTTTGCATCCATTGCTTGGATAGTAGTATTGCTTTTTTTGTTGATTTTATTTTCTATTACTATTTTTACCAAAGCACCTCTTGTGTCTATTTTTGTGCTAATGCTTTCTTTTTTGATTGCTATTTTTTCTATTTTTTATGTTAAGGATTATGTTGATAATATTGTTCGTAAAAGAGATACAAGCGTTGTTTTAACTAAAGAAATGAAATATTCTGATATATTGCTTGTGGATGTAAATTTAACAAATTTATCAAAACATAAATTTAAATATTGTTCTATAAAACTTAAATTTATAAAAGATGGAAAAAACTTTATACAAAATTTTATCTATAAATTTAATCCAATTTATACCACATCTCAAAAAATATCATCACCGCTTGATTTGAATGAAACTAGAAAAATTAATTTTTTGATAAAAGATTTTGGATATAAACCAAGTTATAAAATAATGGCAGATTCGGAGTGTTTTTAA
- a CDS encoding CstA-like transporter-associated (seleno)protein codes for MQVNLVWSKIKNGYKNLDKALYPLIGLPSYEKYLEHFKKHHPDKTPLSRGEFIRQAQLDRSKNVKC; via the coding sequence ATGCAAGTAAATTTAGTGTGGAGTAAGATAAAAAATGGTTATAAAAATTTAGATAAAGCTTTGTATCCATTAATAGGTCTTCCAAGCTATGAAAAATACTTAGAGCATTTTAAAAAGCATCACCCTGATAAAACTCCTCTTTCCAGAGGGGAGTTTATCAGACAAGCACAGCTTGATAGATCTAAAAATGTAAAATGCTGA
- the hisIE gene encoding bifunctional phosphoribosyl-AMP cyclohydrolase/phosphoribosyl-ATP diphosphatase HisIE, whose amino-acid sequence MSEIKVDWAKIDGLLPVIVQGLDKEVLMLAYMNEEALRLSLETKFAHYFSRSKNRIWKKGEESGNVQIIKDMYLDCDNDTLLIIVDQVGGCACHTGSKSCFYKKIELETSDIKEQKADIKTRSYNFSDELYHTILDRKLNGDPKISYVAKLFNKGENYFLKKICEEASELAFACKDLSKAQKYFKFNLEKFGEHSDDPKYDVIYECADLIFHIYVALANYNIHPEQIYAELQKRSTISGIEEKNSRSNK is encoded by the coding sequence ATGAGTGAAATAAAAGTAGATTGGGCAAAAATTGATGGTCTTTTACCAGTTATAGTTCAAGGCTTAGATAAAGAAGTCTTAATGCTTGCTTATATGAACGAAGAGGCGTTAAGATTAAGTTTAGAAACTAAATTTGCCCACTACTTTTCACGCTCTAAAAATAGAATTTGGAAAAAGGGCGAGGAAAGCGGAAATGTCCAAATAATAAAAGATATGTATTTGGATTGTGATAATGATACGCTTTTAATCATAGTTGATCAAGTAGGCGGATGTGCTTGTCATACGGGATCAAAAAGTTGTTTTTATAAAAAAATTGAGTTAGAAACAAGTGATATAAAAGAACAAAAAGCAGATATCAAAACCCGCTCTTATAACTTTTCAGATGAGCTTTATCATACTATCTTAGATAGAAAGCTAAATGGCGATCCAAAAATATCTTATGTGGCAAAGCTTTTTAACAAAGGTGAAAATTATTTTTTAAAGAAAATTTGCGAAGAAGCAAGCGAGTTAGCATTTGCATGCAAAGATCTTAGCAAGGCTCAAAAATACTTTAAATTTAATCTTGAAAAATTTGGAGAGCATAGTGATGATCCAAAATATGATGTTATTTACGAATGTGCTGATTTGATATTTCATATTTATGTTGCTTTGGCAAATTATAACATTCATCCAGAACAAATTTATGCAGAGTTGCAAAAAAGATCCACAATTAGCGGTATAGAAGAAAAAAATAGTAGAAGCAATAAATGA
- a CDS encoding carbon starvation CstA family protein: MKSKVLWGLLSILAAWCFGVLALHKGESISAIWMVVASVCIYMIGYRFYGRFIAYKVLGLDDNRATPAVIHNDGRDFVPTNKYVLFGHHFAAIAGAGPLVGPVVAAQMGYLPSMIWLLVGVVIAGAVHDFVVLFISVRRNGKSLGEMIKEEMGTVTGAIAMIGIFFIMLIIVAILAMVVVNALANSPWGFFTIAMTIPIAIFMGLYMRFIRPGRVIEASIIGFVLLILVLIYGNHVAADPVLAAYFSFSKTSLAWIIIAYGFIASVLPVWFLLAPRDYLSTFLKIGVIAGMAVAILIVAPDLKMPAITEFTNGTGPVFAGKLFPFLFVTIACGAISGFHALISSGTTPKMVEKEGQTLFIGYGSMLMESMVGIMALIAACILTPEIYFAINTPVSLLGATSTSAAEYINTTLASLAQIGFHITPEEIDTLAKNIGENTILSRTGGAPTFAIGLTMLLHEIMGGEAMMGFWYHFAILFEALFILTAVDAGTRTGRFMVQDILGNVYKPMADTSNMFYGIIATLICVIGWGYLLYAGVTDPMGGIYTLWPLFGASNQMLAGMALLLATVIIYKMGKSQYAWTTIIPAIWVLITTMYAAIQKLLPANGDKIHDAVSHVAAAQNAAAKLPTLGDPLVIAKTEAIIRNNIVDAVLCGLFMFVTVVVIIQTFRICKKIKDGNNTEYPLRESEYINASKFSVE, from the coding sequence ATGAAAAGTAAAGTTTTATGGGGCTTACTTTCTATTTTGGCTGCATGGTGTTTTGGCGTGCTTGCACTTCATAAAGGAGAAAGCATTAGTGCTATATGGATGGTTGTAGCAAGTGTGTGTATTTATATGATAGGATACCGCTTTTATGGTCGTTTTATAGCTTATAAGGTTTTAGGACTTGATGATAATCGCGCAACCCCTGCGGTAATTCACAATGATGGGCGTGATTTTGTTCCAACAAATAAATATGTTTTATTTGGTCATCATTTTGCTGCTATTGCAGGTGCTGGTCCATTAGTTGGCCCTGTTGTTGCCGCCCAAATGGGGTATTTGCCATCAATGATATGGTTACTCGTTGGCGTTGTGATAGCCGGTGCGGTTCATGATTTTGTCGTGCTTTTCATCTCAGTTAGAAGAAATGGAAAAAGCTTAGGTGAAATGATAAAAGAGGAAATGGGCACGGTAACCGGAGCTATTGCAATGATAGGAATTTTCTTTATAATGCTAATTATCGTAGCAATTCTTGCTATGGTTGTTGTAAATGCTTTGGCAAATTCTCCGTGGGGATTTTTTACTATTGCCATGACAATCCCAATAGCAATTTTTATGGGGCTTTATATGAGGTTTATTAGACCAGGTAGAGTTATAGAAGCTTCAATAATTGGTTTTGTGCTTTTAATCTTAGTGCTAATTTATGGAAATCATGTAGCAGCAGATCCGGTACTAGCGGCTTATTTTAGTTTTTCAAAAACCAGCTTAGCATGGATAATTATAGCTTATGGTTTTATAGCTTCTGTTCTTCCTGTTTGGTTTTTACTTGCTCCAAGGGATTATCTTTCAACTTTTCTTAAAATAGGTGTTATTGCTGGTATGGCTGTTGCTATTTTAATTGTAGCGCCTGATCTTAAAATGCCTGCAATTACAGAATTTACAAACGGAACAGGACCGGTTTTTGCTGGAAAACTTTTTCCATTTTTATTTGTAACTATTGCTTGCGGAGCAATTTCAGGATTTCACGCATTGATTTCAAGTGGAACAACTCCAAAAATGGTTGAAAAAGAGGGTCAAACTCTATTTATAGGATATGGCTCAATGCTAATGGAGAGTATGGTTGGAATTATGGCATTAATTGCAGCTTGCATATTAACTCCTGAAATTTACTTTGCTATCAATACTCCGGTTTCTCTTTTGGGAGCTACATCAACAAGTGCAGCTGAGTATATAAACACAACTCTTGCGAGCTTAGCACAAATTGGCTTTCATATCACTCCAGAAGAAATTGATACTCTTGCAAAAAATATAGGCGAGAATACAATTTTAAGCAGAACCGGCGGTGCTCCAACATTTGCTATAGGATTAACAATGCTTTTGCACGAAATTATGGGCGGGGAAGCTATGATGGGATTTTGGTATCACTTTGCGATACTATTTGAAGCCCTATTTATATTAACAGCTGTTGATGCAGGGACAAGAACAGGTAGATTTATGGTGCAAGATATCTTAGGAAATGTCTACAAACCAATGGCTGATACTTCAAATATGTTTTATGGAATAATTGCTACTTTAATTTGTGTAATTGGATGGGGATACCTACTTTACGCAGGAGTTACTGATCCAATGGGTGGAATTTATACATTATGGCCACTTTTTGGTGCTTCAAATCAAATGCTTGCTGGTATGGCTCTACTTTTAGCAACTGTTATTATCTATAAAATGGGTAAATCCCAATATGCTTGGACAACAATAATACCTGCTATTTGGGTTTTGATAACTACAATGTATGCAGCCATTCAAAAGCTTCTACCAGCAAATGGGGATAAAATTCACGATGCAGTTAGTCATGTAGCAGCAGCTCAAAATGCAGCAGCTAAGCTACCGACATTAGGCGATCCATTGGTAATTGCAAAAACTGAAGCAATTATTAGAAATAACATTGTTGATGCTGTGCTTTGCGGTTTATTTATGTTTGTAACTGTTGTTGTGATAATACAAACATTTAGAATTTGTAAAAAAATAAAAGATGGTAATAACACAGAATATCCACTTAGAGAAAGTGAGTATATAAATGCAAGTAAATTTAGTGTGGAGTAA
- a CDS encoding DUF2393 family protein has product MSYFTIWHIAVLICAILIFILILLLMYLNKDKIKNFYVLIGLTLLIISMGSYTIMISLDDKLKTAVISDVSTQRVYINETIVFKGNIRNTSKYNLSRCDIYIQMNSSPGKLQDFSRHLTKKNDFFSFLYKNETEDLKPVKSNVSVNNIKPFEIRSFSAVLSFPPNFTDPKFFYKVDCK; this is encoded by the coding sequence ATGAGTTACTTTACTATATGGCATATTGCGGTGCTGATTTGTGCTATTTTGATATTTATTCTTATTTTATTATTAATGTATCTAAATAAAGACAAAATAAAAAATTTTTATGTCCTTATAGGACTTACCTTGTTGATAATCTCTATGGGTTCTTATACTATCATGATTTCACTAGATGATAAACTTAAAACAGCGGTTATTTCAGATGTTAGCACACAAAGGGTTTATATTAACGAAACCATAGTTTTCAAAGGCAATATCAGAAATACTAGTAAATATAATCTATCCAGATGCGATATTTACATTCAAATGAACTCTAGTCCCGGAAAATTACAAGATTTTAGCCGACATTTAACTAAGAAAAATGATTTTTTTAGCTTTTTGTATAAAAATGAAACAGAGGATTTAAAACCTGTAAAATCAAATGTGTCTGTAAATAATATCAAGCCTTTTGAAATTCGTAGTTTTAGTGCCGTGCTTTCATTTCCTCCTAATTTTACAGATCCTAAATTTTTTTATAAAGTTGATTGTAAATAA